The Mytilus galloprovincialis chromosome 7, xbMytGall1.hap1.1, whole genome shotgun sequence genome has a window encoding:
- the LOC143083373 gene encoding uncharacterized protein LOC143083373 isoform X1 has translation MDAFKDLREFSPPAEDLDKVAEEEVEEEDEDNSEEESEDEDEEDDEEESDEEGDEEELGEDEEWETDEEENEDSQDVTLVTSDDDGEGENCPICLNKFRDQDIGTPESCDHCFCLECIQEWANNVNTCPVDRQVFHLILAKHAYGDKVYEKIPVKDKKIDDEEDEDPTYCEICGRCDREDRLLLCDGCDQGYHCECLNPPLQEIPVEEWFCPDCAQTETEAITVNDDEEIAELISENTDDLPPLRPQRRQIARTRASERVREQIIEIRLQRADRTARSSRQRAIISSDEEEVNDRMEETSQATTSAAVPRKTPVKRKTTKRKKKVSRKKAKSTTGKKKTTKRKGKKRRKRRKTTRKTSKRKQIIKKLVGKMVNREVRKEAIPTTSFKSRIAKNLGLSKPPTGTTIPLQKAPGERTVDLMKSNVGISSLSVLGDRNELIGFTDEPDEHPSTSAAKPTKKSRYSTLSLFSHRPVGKPVIKIDQTPSSSSGAAGFDLLGGIMDNQAMLRKDSKDVTINRDGSLTKKKEVEKKPVRRPSGPLLSPKSKIALYDDLPPLEDSGTFDDVMFSEINQNTSLPLDSSSTVLDTTSTLDSSVTSQGTVVIDVKVLDNTTSTLDSSVTSQGTVVDVKVLDSTTDSEREMKGDKNVRELCLLDDSFGETLMAPQGTDQLVSPDKGTQTGSSLISDESLTQLKYLDRKIDTNVIKEKLFEDLPKSIYSDSQLKKGNSEKTKVDQINESEKSDANNEIKKINTMDGNSEDSTKLQKENSDSNKSGNSDKTSRNKEIISKKEKSKEEKISNKEKSKEEIISNKEKSKEKVKVKRLSIEEKNKVKKSVVNKDNNDKVPESASSKKSSENISQLDDISDESNGFHEDLEEKELEEKLQIAQAKLKKLESKGKKTSKKDSHKDNRKEILKESTKEKNKPTAFSSGSLLNEGNLESKNVGKSEKDSHKHDKERKDKKTTEIVEKSEKKVKKHKESASEKQKVKKSKTPKEQTEEDVIIATPPHQEVEIIEIPDDDDETEYVQNLDKKIIKSYSGSDYQKPRSRQTLDLKSVVKREKSDRETSEKENRKRRESDKEHERDRSKERKKRKYKSRSRSRERRHRSRSHERSRRSRSRDKYRKSHKSRSRSREKSRRSKDRWSRDRSRERDRSRDRDRSRDRDRSRERDRSREKSRKHKRRDRSRDRSSSRERTKIKSREKSRDGSRDRDYNRWREVSPEVPLNISTIDSGRLDTGRLIDLFDDKWKKREDLKQAKKKKKSRESPVKNLHQSPAKRPLEDKEEDKIDMLMKKAKPPIEKRETEVIEASQPISKIIDIFTEKNEFDMFADDNSDMDTEIPEPAQESVIVINTVDSFHKHRSNLVSLPSIQDDDKTNIHDTNIEKEKKSDNDDSNNSIPVINNTVEKTINSPEYDPAFPTDDMEESPSPLQDEKSPPGTPVEYTDVNNQSMQGNPQIIIGEPPPCSVTIDENFPGLSLSPLPQLPPQLGKGILGEGGQFILQRGEAPIVQPDVPVGIRILQGLRPGMSPQRAMLMNPLIMNRPPHMQPRFAHLPPGHMPPFGLQVTTQDGVTLPVQGHFQPRMAHCSLPPQPGMINGNFEGIHTDTSQPPPPFQLLQGSPRLSGDPRLQLPPHVLAQGPPPGHAGSPLQIHPGMEPRVSVPSPLVSISGPLDGPHMTLSGPPISLSGPLPHLALSSHPMSVPNSQIGIPSPELALGNPLTKLPALLTRMQVPLSNPQDTMASPVSDPEPVYTPPTPTNDDTPFMNLAVEASTLAKISRSQSPQLSSSAAFSRNKPLISIANLKTSLNNKIIQNLNPLTSTKSSKSPMDEYPSPDENEGDDIIKNSDEDSEKTQPNAADHLNQLTKLLNAQAQLAQLVNKNKQTSVKSSHESAKGRSKDHPFKVPLPPRIKTSNGKIVKEAESTDVVDMDVASPLDESSIEIPDSPDDFDKVVFGSKQKENKKRRDRHDKKEKRKDKKVRDSSSSVKFNDARKKPVMTVNDENLKDVIRELELEDEPSSAVELTNKAKFLKKLHLQERVVDEVKLALKPFYSHGRIDKDQYKEIMRKAVPKVCHSKSGDINPQKIAALVEAYVNKYGKKKKHPDSS, from the exons ATGGATGCTTTCAAAGATCTGAGAGAATTCTCCCCTCCTGCAGAGGATCTAGACAAGGTGGCTGAAGAGGAGGTAGAGGAGGAGGATGAAGATAATTCTGAAGAGGAAAGTGAAGATGAAGACGAAGAAGATGATGAAGAAGAAAGTGATGAAGAAGGAGATGAAGAGGAATTAGGAGAAGATGAAG AATGGGAGACtgatgaagaagaaaatgaaGACAGTCAGGATGTTACCTTGGTTACCAGTGATGATGATGGTGAAGGAGAGAACTGTCCAATTTGTCTGAACAAGTTCCGTGACCAGGATATTGGCACACCTGAATCATGTGACCATTGTTTTTGCTTAGAGTGTATTCAGGAATGGGCTAAT AATGTTAATACATGTCCAGTGGATAGACAGGTTTTCCATTTGATTTTAGCCAAACATGCCTATGGAGACAAAGTCTACGAGAAG attcCCGTAAAAGATAAGAAGATTGATGATGAGGAAGATGAAGACCCTACATATTGTGAGATTTGTGGTCGCTGTGACAGAGAAGACCGTCTGCTACTGTGTGATGGTTGTGATCAAGG GTACCATTGTGAATGTCTAAACCCTCCACTTCAAGAAATACCAGTAGAGGAATGGTTTTGTCCAGATTGTGCTCAAACTGAAACAG AAGCAATTACTGTAAATGATGATGAAGAGATAGCAGAGCTGATTTCTGAAAATACTGATGATCTTCCACCTCTGCGTCCACAAAGAAGACAGATTGCCAGAACCAGAGCTTCAGAAAGAGTACGGGAGCAGATTATTGAAATAAGATTACAGCGAGCTGATCGTACTGCAAGATCATCAAGACAGAGGGCTATTATATCGTCAGATGAAGAGGAAGTTAATGACAGAATGGAAGAGACTAGTCAG GCTACCACAAGTGCAGCTGTGCCTAGAAAAACACCAGTCAAAAGGAAGACCACAAAGAGGAAGAAAAAAGTGTCCAGAAAAAAGGCTAAATCAACCACAGGGAAGAAAAAGACGacaaaaagaaaaggaaagaagagacgaaaaagaagaaaaactacTAGAAAGACAAGTAAAAGGAAACAGATTATTAAGAAACTAGTG GGTAAAATGGTGAATAGGGAAGTCAGGAAGGAAGCTATACCTACTACATCATTCAAGTCGAGAATTGCTAAAAATTTAGGGCTTTCAAAACCACCAACTGGTACTACAATTCCATTACAGAAGGCACCAGGAGAAAGGACTGTTGATTTGATGAAGAGCAATGTTGGCATTTCATCATTATCTGTCCTGGGTGATCGAAATGAATTAATTGGATTCACTGA TGAACCTGACGAGCATCCTAGTACATCTGCAGCAAAACCTACAAAAAAGTCCAGATATTCtactttatcattattttcacacAGACCAGTAGGAAAACCAGTCATAAA AATAGACCAGACACCCAGTTCTAGCTCAGGAGCTGCAGGCTTTGACCTTTTAGGCGGTATCATGGATAACCAAGCCATGTTGAGGAAAGATAGCAAAGATGTTACTATAAATAGGGATG GATCATTAACCAAAAAGAAAGAAGTGGAAAAGAAACCAGTGAGGAGACCATCAGGTCCTCTGTTGTCGCCAAAATCTAAAATAGCGTTATATGACGATTTACCTCCCCTGGAAGATTCAGGTACATTTGATGATGTCATGTTTTCTGAAATCAATCAGAATACAAGTTTACCGTTAGACTCTTCATCCACTGTATTAGATACAACTTCAACGCTCGATTCATCTGTAACTAGTCAGGGCACCGTTGTTATTGATGTGAAAGTTTTAGACAATACAACTTCAACCCTCGATTCATCTGTAACTAGTCAGGGCACTGTTGTTGATGTGAAAGTTTTAGACAGTACAACTGACAGTGAGAGAGAAATGAAGGGAGATAAAAATGTCAGGGAATTATGTCTCCTTGATGATAGCTTTGGTGAAACTCTGATGG CTCCACAAGGTACTGACCAGCTGGTTTCTCCTGATAAAGGTACACAGACTGGGAGTAGCCTCATCAGTGACGAATCTTTAACTCAGCTGAAATATTTAGATAGAAAAATTGATACTAATGTGATAAAGGAAAAGTTATTTGAGGACCTACCGAAAAGTATTTATAGTGATTCACAGTTAAAGAAAGGAAATAGTGAAAAAACAAAAGTTGATCAGATTAATGAAAGTGAGAAAAGCGATGCAAATaatgaaattaagaaaattaatacAATGGACGGAAATTCAGAAGATAGTACTAAATTGCAAAAGGAAAATAGTGattcaaataaaagtggaaatagtgataaaacttctagaaataagGAAATAATTAGTAAGAAAGAAAAAAGCAAAGAGGAAAAAATTAGCAACAAAGAAAAAAGCAAAGAGGAAATAATTAGCAACAAAGAAAAAAGCAAagagaaagtgaaagtgaaacgACTTAGTATtgaggaaaaaaataaagttaaaaaatctGTGGTTAATAAGGATAATAATGACAAAGTTCCTGAAAGTGCATCGTCTAAAAAAAGTAGTGAAAATATTTCGCAGTTGGATGATATTTCTGATGAAAGTAATGGGTTTCATGAGGATCTCGAGGAGAAAGAACTTGAGGAAAAGTTGCAAATAGCACAGGCTAAATTGAAAAAGTTAGAAAGTAAAGGCAAGAAAACAAGTAAGAAAGATTCTCATAAAGACAATAGGAAAGAAATACTGAAGGAaagtacaaaagaaaaaaataagcctACTGCATTTTCTTCAGGCTCCTTGCTTAACGAAGGAAATTTGGAGTCGAAAAATGTGGGAAAATCAGAAAAGGATTCACATAAACATGATAAGGAGAGAAAGGATAAGAAGACGacagaaattgttgaaaaaagtgaaaagaaaGTCAAAAAACACAAAGAAAGTGCTAGTGAGAAACAAAAAGTCAAAAAATCTAAAACGCCAAAAGAACAAACTGAGGAAGATGTCATTATTGCCACTCCACCTCATCAGGAAGTTGAAATAATTGAAATTCCTGATGATGACGATGAAACTGAATATGTTCAAAACTTAGATAAAAAGATAATAAAGTCCTATTCTGGATCTGACTATCAGAAACCTAGATCGAGACAAACATTAGATCTCAAAAGTGTTGTAAAGAGGGAAAAATCAGATCGAGAGACAAGTGAAAAAGAAAATCGTAAAAGACGGGAAAGTGATAAAGAACATGAACGTGACAGaagtaaagaaagaaaaaagagaaaatataaatCACGTAGTAGATCACGTGAGCGTAGGCATAGATCAAGATCTCACGAAAGATCACGTAGATCTCGTTCAAGGGACAAATATAGAAAAAGCCATAAGAGTAGGTCAAGATCAAGAGAAAAAAGCCGTAGATCCAAAGATCGTTGGTCTAGAGACAGATCAAGGGAAAGGGATCGATCCAGGGACAGGGATCGTTCAAGAGATCGAGATAGATCAAGAGAAAGAGATCGATCTAGAGAAAAGTCTAGAAAGCATAAACGGAGAGACAGGAGTAGAGATAGAAGTTCAAGTAGAGAGAGGACAAAAATAAAAAGCAGAGAAAAAAGTAGAGATGGCAGTCGAGATAGAGATTATAATAGGTGGCGTGAAGTCAGTCCAGAAGTGCCGTTAAATATTTCGACTATTGACTCTGGTAGGTTAGATACAGGAAGGCTTATTGATTTGTTTGATGATAAGTGGAAGAAACGTGAAGACTTAAAGcaggctaaaaagaaaaagaaaagtcgTGAATCTCCTGTCAAAAATTTACATCAATCACCAGCAAAACGACCTCTTGAGGATAAAGAGGAAGACAAAATAGACATGCTAATGAAAAAAGCAAAACCTCCAATTGAAAAAAGAGAAACAGAGGTTATAGAAGCAAGTCAACCTATTTCAAAAATCATTGACATTTTTACAGAAAAGAATGAGTTTGATATGTTTGCAGATGATAATTCTGATATGGACACGGAAATTCCTGAGCCTGCACAAGAATCTGTGATTGTTATTAATACTGTTGACAGTTTTCATAAACATCGTTCAAATCTTGTTTCATTACCTTCCATACAAGATgatgacaaaacaaatattcatgatacaaatattgaaaaagagaaaaaatctGACAATGACGATTCAAACAATTCTATACCTGTGATAAACAATACAGTTGAAAAGACTATTAATAGTCCTGAATACGATCCAGCATTTCCGACTGATGATATGGAAGAGTCGCCGTCACCTTTGCAAGATGAAAAAAGTCCACCAGGAACTCCAGTGGAATATACTGATGTTAATAATCAATCAATGCAAGGAAATCCTCAGATCATCATTGGTGAACCACCACCATGTTCAGTGACGATTGACGAAAACTTCCCAGGGCTGAGCTTGTCACCTCTTCCTCAGCTTCCACCTCAGCTAGGCAAAGGAATTCTTGGGGAAGGAGGACAATTTATTCTTCAGAGAGGTGAGGCACCAATTGTGCAGCCTGATGTTCCAGTTGGAATCAGAATTTTACAAGGATTACGACCTGGAATGTCACCCCAGCGAGCTATGCTAATGAATCCATTAATAATGAACAGACCACCTCATATGCAACCTCGATTTGCTCATTTGCCTCCTGGACATATGCCTCCTTTTGGCCTCCAAGTAACAACTCAGGATGGTGTGACATTACCAGTACAAGGACATTTTCAACCTAGAATGGCACATTGTTCTCTTCCACCTCAGCCTGGTATGATAAATGGTAATTTTGAAGGCATTCATACAGACACTTCACAACCACCTCCTCCATTTCAGCTGCTGCAGGGATCACCTCGTTTATCCGGAGATCCTCGTTTACAGCTGCCACCACATGTGCTTGCTCAGGGTCCTCCACCTGGTCATGCTGGTTCCCCATTGCAGATTCATCCTGGAATGGAACCAAGAGTGTCTGTACCAAGTCCACTTGTATCAATTTCTGGTCCACTTGATGGACCTCATATGACATTATCAGGACCACCAATCTCATTAAGTGGACCACTGCCTCATTTGGCTTTATCCAGTCATCCGATGTCTGTTCCTAATTCTCAGATTGGAATACCTAGTCCGGAGTTAGCATTAGGAAATCCATTGACTAAATTACCAGCACTGTTAACGAGAATGCAGGTACCTCTGTCTAATCCACAGGATACAATGGCTAGTCCAGTCAGTGATCCAGAACCTGTTTATACTCCGCCAACACCAACCAATGATGACACACCCTTCATGAACTTAGCAGTAGAAGCGTCAACACTTGCTAAAATATCTCGATCTCAGTCACCACAGTTATCTTCAAGTGCAGCTTTCTCGCGAAATAAACCTTTAATTTCTATAGCAAATCTAAAAACTTcacttaataataaaattattcaaaatctAAATCCATTAACTTCAACCAAAAGTTCAAAATCACCTATGGATGAATATCCATCGCCTGATGAAAACGAAGGGGATGACATTATTAAAAATAGTGATGAAGATTCGGAGAAAACACAACCAAATGCTGCGGACCATTTGAATCAGCTAACAAAGCTTCTCAATGCACAAGCTCAACTGGCACAGTTAGTGAATAAAAACAAGCAGACTTCTGTGAAATCGTCACACGAGAGTGCTAAAGGTAGATCGAAAGATCATCCATTCAAAGTTCCTCTGCCTCCACGAATTAAAACTAGCAATGGAAAAATTGTGAAAGAGGCAGAATCTACTGATGTGGTCGATATGGACGTTGCGTCTCCTCTGGATGAAAGTAGTATCGAAATTCCTGATTCTCCTGATGACTTCGATAAGGTTGTTTTCGGTTCAAaacagaaagaaaataaaaaacgaAGAGATAGGCATGACAAGAAAGAAAAACGTAAAGACAAAAAGGTGAGAGATTCGTCATCGAGTGTGAAATTTAATGATGCTAGAAAAAAACCTGTTATGACAGTtaatgatgaaaatttaaaagatgTGATTAGGGAACTTGAATTGGAAGATGAGCCTTCATCAGCTGTGGAGCTGACTAATAAAGCGAAG TTCCTGAAGAAACTGCATTTACAAGAACGAGTTGTGGATGAAGTCAAACTTGCATTAAAACCATTTTATAGTCATGGAAGAATTGATAAAGATCAGTATAAAGAAATAATGAGAAAGGCTGTTCCTAAG GTTTGCCATAGCAAAAGTGGTGATATTAATCCTCAAAAGATAGCAGCTCTCGTAGAAGCTTATGTAAATAAATATGGAAAGAAAAAGAAGCATCCGGACTCATCTTGA